A region of Pyxidicoccus parkwaysis DNA encodes the following proteins:
- a CDS encoding M23 family metallopeptidase, with translation MFPSRAKGFLDFCMAALCLWAAYHHTPAGALVRRAAAWATGRQSTARPLLAYYDGVSGTSLSEPLVAPEVALARPLTDAEALAWGTHLVLKGLDARARQPALALATEVGVSSTSLLDATEGPTAARKLLAALEADFPGDEARLTALFAGRVPARYALARVSAEGRTPTLERLASQLPPGFEGASVGAAQALALATAFGLAWPVHEGAPVSSPFGERLHPVLGTRKMHTGVDLSVPTGTEVRAVSGGVVRRASEDSVNGRVLVLDHGRGVTTAYCHNSELLVTVGQRVERGQVIAHSGNTGRSTGPHLHYQLELAARPMDPLKFRTALRTAFKDLEP, from the coding sequence ATGTTCCCGAGCCGCGCGAAGGGGTTCCTGGACTTCTGCATGGCCGCGCTGTGCCTATGGGCCGCGTACCACCACACGCCCGCGGGCGCGCTGGTGCGCAGGGCCGCGGCGTGGGCCACCGGGCGGCAGAGCACCGCGCGCCCGCTGCTCGCGTACTACGACGGCGTGAGCGGCACCTCGCTGTCCGAGCCCCTGGTGGCGCCCGAAGTCGCCCTGGCGAGGCCGCTGACGGACGCGGAGGCACTGGCCTGGGGCACGCACCTCGTGCTCAAGGGCCTGGACGCCCGCGCCCGGCAGCCCGCGCTGGCACTGGCCACCGAGGTGGGCGTGTCCTCCACGTCGCTCCTCGACGCCACCGAGGGGCCCACCGCCGCGAGGAAGCTGCTCGCGGCGCTGGAGGCGGACTTCCCCGGTGATGAGGCGCGCCTCACCGCCCTCTTCGCTGGCCGGGTGCCCGCGCGCTATGCGCTGGCGCGCGTGTCGGCGGAGGGGAGGACGCCCACGCTGGAGCGGCTCGCGAGCCAGCTTCCTCCCGGCTTCGAGGGCGCGTCCGTGGGCGCGGCGCAGGCCCTCGCGCTGGCCACCGCCTTCGGCCTCGCGTGGCCCGTCCACGAGGGCGCCCCCGTGTCGAGCCCCTTCGGCGAGCGCCTCCACCCCGTGCTCGGCACGCGGAAGATGCACACCGGCGTGGACCTGAGCGTGCCCACCGGCACCGAGGTGCGCGCGGTGTCCGGGGGCGTGGTGCGGCGCGCGAGCGAGGACTCGGTGAATGGCCGCGTGCTCGTGCTGGACCACGGGCGCGGCGTGACGACGGCGTACTGCCACAACTCGGAGCTGCTGGTGACGGTGGGGCAGCGCGTGGAGCGCGGACAGGTCATCGCCCATTCGGGCAACACCGGCCGCAGCACCGGGCCGCACCTGCACTACCAGCTCGAGCTCGCCGCGCGGCCCATGGACCCGCTGAAGTTCCGGACGGCCCTGCGCACGGCCTTCAAGGACCTGGAGCCCTGA
- the rpsO gene encoding 30S ribosomal protein S15, producing MSALHHERKTELVAKFRTHETDTGSPEVQVALLSERINMLTEHFKTHKKDHHSRRGLLKLVGQRRRLLDYLKTKDVARYKKLIEGLGIRK from the coding sequence ATGTCGGCACTGCATCACGAGCGGAAGACGGAGCTGGTCGCGAAGTTCCGGACGCATGAGACGGACACGGGCTCCCCCGAGGTCCAGGTCGCGCTGCTGTCCGAGCGCATCAACATGCTCACCGAGCACTTCAAGACGCACAAGAAGGACCACCACTCCCGCCGCGGTCTTCTGAAGCTGGTCGGTCAGCGCCGCCGGCTGCTGGACTACCTCAAGACCAAGGACGTGGCCCGGTACAAGAAGCTCATCGAGGGCCTCGGCATCCGCAAGTAG
- a CDS encoding DUF448 domain-containing protein: MIGAGGAIEVDRARRLPGRGAYLCGAGCLTAALKRKAFGRAFRGKAGQVDPSQLGQAWASVKES; the protein is encoded by the coding sequence GTGATAGGGGCCGGGGGCGCCATCGAGGTGGACAGGGCACGGCGGCTGCCAGGACGGGGCGCCTACCTGTGCGGTGCCGGTTGTCTGACGGCGGCGCTGAAGCGGAAGGCCTTTGGTAGAGCCTTTCGCGGCAAGGCGGGCCAGGTTGACCCGTCGCAGCTCGGGCAGGCGTGGGCGTCGGTGAAGGAGAGCTGA
- a CDS encoding MoaD/ThiS family protein, which produces MARSWDVTVVLAPALRGAFEGRREVNLGLPASAGVGEVLESLFQLYPRAWQYLLGEGRGTGLYLHIALDERASEELARGGGGLSAGLKLYFFALSRTPGVRRPGVDG; this is translated from the coding sequence GTGGCGCGCTCCTGGGACGTCACGGTGGTGCTGGCCCCCGCCCTGCGCGGCGCCTTCGAGGGCCGGCGCGAGGTGAACCTCGGCCTGCCCGCGAGCGCTGGCGTGGGAGAGGTCCTGGAATCCCTGTTCCAGCTCTACCCCCGGGCCTGGCAGTACCTGCTGGGCGAGGGGCGCGGCACGGGCCTCTACCTCCATATCGCGCTGGACGAGCGGGCGTCCGAGGAGCTGGCCCGTGGGGGCGGCGGACTTTCCGCCGGCCTCAAGCTGTATTTCTTCGCACTGTCGAGGACGCCCGGCGTCCGGCGGCCAGGCGTCGATGGTTGA
- a CDS encoding DUF503 domain-containing protein, with protein sequence MFVGVARLTLQIPDSGSLKSKRQVLRRVTDRVKARFNVAMAEVDDQDLWQKAALALAVVGNDRRHVDEQLEKVIHFIEEMYVAPLMSRETEILAFGDQLFAGGATRSPGRSMAPGRASAVEADGDEDSSDEESPEDAAAQTEAAIARFLRGEKASLAEAEGLGDWERRHEGDYEQGPVTGRQSPSSGGRMTLEEARARARTLRNPRDWEKK encoded by the coding sequence ATGTTTGTTGGTGTCGCACGCCTCACCCTCCAGATTCCGGACAGCGGGTCGCTCAAGTCCAAGCGGCAGGTGCTCCGCCGGGTGACGGACCGGGTGAAGGCCCGTTTCAACGTGGCCATGGCCGAGGTCGATGACCAGGATCTCTGGCAGAAGGCCGCGCTCGCCCTCGCGGTGGTGGGGAATGACCGCCGCCACGTGGACGAGCAATTGGAGAAGGTCATCCACTTCATCGAGGAGATGTACGTCGCCCCGCTGATGTCCAGGGAGACGGAGATTCTCGCCTTCGGCGACCAGCTCTTCGCGGGCGGAGCCACCCGCTCGCCTGGCCGGAGCATGGCCCCGGGCCGGGCTTCCGCAGTGGAGGCGGACGGCGACGAGGACTCGTCGGACGAGGAGTCGCCCGAGGACGCGGCGGCGCAGACAGAGGCCGCCATCGCCCGCTTCCTGCGGGGCGAAAAGGCCTCGCTGGCGGAGGCGGAGGGGCTGGGTGACTGGGAACGCCGGCATGAAGGCGATTACGAGCAGGGCCCCGTCACGGGGCGCCAGTCTCCGTCGAGCGGTGGACGGATGACACTGGAAGAGGCGCGGGCTCGGGCCCGCACCCTGCGCAATCCGCGAGACTGGGAGAAGAAATGA
- the pnp gene encoding polyribonucleotide nucleotidyltransferase, with the protein MLKKSVTIGESELSIEVGRMAKQADGAVVVRYGDTMLLVTAVSAREKKDVDFLPLTVEYQEKLYSAGRIPGSYFKREGRLTEKETLASRLVDRSLRPLFPEGYAYETQVIAGVISSDPENEGDIHGITGASAALWVSDIPFNGPLAGIRVGRVGGQLVANPTAKQREQSDLDLVMAVSREAIVMVEGGAEEVSEADMVAALEFGFKTAQPALDLQDELRRELKKQVRSFDKIPSVDEGLRAKVRELAMDGIKAGYGIKEKGARYEALSKAKKDALAKLKEQLGEGYTPLVEKHAKQVVEDLKYEHMREMTVNGGRIGGRPHDVVRPITCEVGVLPRTHGSALFTRGETQALVVATLGTSEDEQRLEMLGGMAFKRFMLHYNFPPFSVNETKPLRGPGRREVGHGALAERALRNMVPKSESFPYTVRLVSDILESNGSSSMASVCGGTLALMDAGVPIKAPVAGIAMGLVKEGDKVAILSDILGDEDHLGDMDFKVCGTSKGITSIQMDIKITGLTTEIMSRALEQARQGRIHILGEMAKTLATSRKEISQYAPRITTIQIRPEFIKNVIGPGGKVIKDIIARTGAAINIEDSGRVDIASANGEAVKAAIAMIQALTREAEIGKIYTGTVRKIAEFGAFVELFPGTDGLIHISELSDKRVKSVSDVLKEGDEVLVKVVSIDKTGKIRLSRKEAMAERAAAQQGAAGEAVPAQAPTATQPDAKA; encoded by the coding sequence ATGCTGAAGAAGAGCGTCACGATTGGCGAGAGCGAGCTGAGCATCGAGGTCGGCCGGATGGCCAAGCAGGCCGACGGCGCGGTGGTGGTGCGATACGGCGACACCATGCTGCTCGTCACGGCGGTGAGCGCGCGCGAGAAGAAGGACGTCGACTTCCTCCCGCTCACGGTGGAGTACCAGGAGAAGCTGTACTCGGCGGGCCGCATCCCCGGCAGCTACTTCAAGCGCGAGGGCCGGCTGACGGAGAAGGAGACGCTGGCCAGCCGTCTGGTGGACCGCTCGCTGCGTCCCCTGTTCCCGGAAGGCTACGCGTACGAGACGCAGGTCATCGCCGGCGTCATCTCCTCGGACCCGGAGAACGAGGGTGACATCCATGGCATCACCGGCGCCTCCGCGGCGCTGTGGGTGTCGGACATCCCGTTCAACGGCCCCCTCGCCGGCATCCGCGTGGGCCGCGTCGGCGGTCAGCTCGTGGCCAACCCCACGGCGAAGCAGCGCGAGCAGAGTGATTTGGACCTCGTCATGGCGGTCAGCCGCGAGGCCATCGTCATGGTGGAGGGTGGCGCGGAGGAGGTCTCCGAGGCGGACATGGTGGCCGCGCTCGAGTTCGGCTTCAAGACGGCGCAGCCCGCGCTGGACCTGCAGGACGAGCTGCGCCGCGAGCTGAAGAAGCAGGTGCGCTCCTTCGACAAGATTCCCTCCGTGGACGAGGGGCTGCGCGCCAAGGTGCGCGAGCTGGCCATGGACGGCATCAAGGCGGGCTACGGCATCAAGGAGAAGGGCGCTCGCTACGAGGCGCTGTCCAAGGCGAAGAAGGACGCGCTCGCGAAGCTCAAGGAGCAGCTCGGTGAGGGCTACACCCCGCTGGTGGAGAAGCACGCCAAGCAGGTGGTGGAGGACCTGAAGTACGAGCACATGCGTGAGATGACGGTCAACGGCGGCCGCATCGGCGGGCGTCCGCACGACGTGGTGCGCCCGATTACGTGCGAGGTCGGCGTGCTCCCGCGCACGCACGGCAGCGCGCTCTTCACGCGCGGCGAGACGCAGGCGCTCGTGGTGGCCACGCTGGGCACCAGCGAGGACGAGCAGCGCCTGGAGATGCTGGGCGGCATGGCCTTCAAGCGCTTCATGCTGCACTACAACTTCCCGCCGTTCAGCGTGAACGAGACCAAGCCGCTGCGCGGCCCGGGCCGCCGTGAAGTCGGCCACGGTGCGCTGGCGGAGCGCGCGCTGCGAAACATGGTGCCGAAGAGCGAGTCCTTCCCGTACACGGTGCGCCTGGTGTCGGACATCCTGGAGTCCAACGGCTCCTCGTCCATGGCCTCCGTCTGCGGCGGCACCCTGGCGCTGATGGACGCGGGCGTCCCCATCAAGGCGCCGGTGGCCGGCATCGCCATGGGCCTCGTGAAGGAGGGCGACAAGGTCGCCATCCTCTCGGACATCCTCGGTGACGAGGACCACCTGGGCGATATGGACTTCAAGGTGTGCGGCACCTCGAAGGGCATCACCTCCATCCAGATGGACATCAAGATTACCGGTCTCACGACGGAGATCATGAGCCGCGCGCTGGAGCAGGCGCGTCAGGGCCGCATCCACATCCTGGGTGAGATGGCGAAGACGCTGGCGACTTCCCGCAAGGAGATCAGCCAGTACGCGCCGCGCATCACCACCATCCAGATTCGTCCCGAGTTCATCAAGAACGTCATCGGGCCGGGCGGCAAGGTCATCAAGGACATCATCGCCCGCACGGGTGCCGCGATTAACATCGAGGACTCGGGCCGCGTGGACATCGCCAGCGCGAACGGTGAGGCCGTGAAGGCCGCCATCGCGATGATTCAGGCGCTGACCCGCGAGGCGGAAATCGGGAAGATCTACACGGGCACGGTGCGCAAGATTGCGGAGTTCGGCGCCTTCGTGGAGCTGTTCCCGGGCACCGACGGCCTCATCCACATCTCCGAGCTGTCCGACAAGCGCGTCAAGAGCGTGTCCGACGTGCTGAAGGAGGGCGACGAGGTGCTGGTGAAGGTGGTCAGCATCGACAAGACGGGCAAGATTCGCCTCTCCCGCAAGGAGGCGATGGCGGAGCGCGCGGCGGCGCAGCAGGGCGCGGCCGGCGAGGCCGTGCCCGCGCAGGCGCCCACGGCGACGCAGCCGGACGCCAAGGCGTAG
- the truB gene encoding tRNA pseudouridine(55) synthase TruB, whose protein sequence is MDGVLVIDKPSGPTSFDVVRQVRSLLKLKKVGHTGTLDPMATGVLPLCLGEATKVAGFITEGDKAYDATVRLGAETDTQDAEGQVTARAPVPPLTPALLESALARFRGSFDQVPPMYSAVKVAGKRLYELARAGEEVERAARHVTVYELVLRDFSADRLQLSVRCSKGFFVRTLAFDLGRALGCGAHLEALRRTHSGPFTLARALPLADLPALAKEGALAPRLVSMADALVELPEVRVSAAEAQRVSHGVPVEVPAGRPGRVRVMGPDGALLAVAEVVAGRLRYLRVLV, encoded by the coding sequence ATGGACGGCGTCCTGGTCATCGACAAGCCCTCGGGCCCCACGTCTTTTGACGTGGTGCGACAGGTGCGTTCGCTGCTCAAGCTGAAGAAGGTGGGCCACACGGGGACGCTGGACCCGATGGCCACCGGCGTGCTGCCGCTGTGTCTGGGCGAGGCCACCAAGGTGGCGGGCTTCATCACCGAGGGCGACAAGGCCTACGACGCCACGGTGCGGCTGGGCGCGGAGACGGACACCCAGGACGCGGAGGGGCAGGTGACGGCCCGCGCGCCCGTGCCGCCCCTGACGCCCGCGCTGCTGGAGTCCGCGCTGGCGCGCTTCCGGGGCTCCTTCGACCAGGTGCCGCCCATGTACTCGGCGGTGAAGGTGGCCGGGAAGCGGCTGTACGAGCTGGCGCGCGCCGGAGAAGAGGTGGAGCGGGCCGCCCGTCACGTCACCGTGTACGAATTGGTGCTGCGCGACTTCTCCGCGGACCGGCTCCAGCTCTCCGTGCGCTGCTCCAAGGGCTTCTTCGTGCGCACGCTCGCCTTCGATTTGGGCCGCGCGCTGGGCTGCGGCGCGCATCTGGAAGCGCTGCGGCGCACGCACAGCGGGCCCTTCACGCTGGCCCGGGCGCTGCCGCTGGCGGACCTGCCGGCGCTGGCGAAGGAGGGCGCACTGGCGCCGCGGCTCGTCTCCATGGCGGACGCGCTGGTGGAATTACCCGAGGTGCGCGTGAGCGCGGCGGAGGCCCAGCGCGTGTCGCACGGCGTGCCGGTGGAGGTGCCCGCGGGGCGCCCCGGCCGCGTGCGCGTCATGGGGCCGGACGGCGCGCTCCTGGCTGTCGCCGAGGTGGTGGCTGGCCGGCTGCGCTACCTGCGCGTGCTCGTCTAG
- the infB gene encoding translation initiation factor IF-2: MSKKRVHEIAKELKGHGIELDNKEVVNELAALGYDVKSHSSSLDDDQATAAVQKILDKRKPKQATPPVTAKGFVVRRKVGAPAGGASADTGEGPSAAEHTQAAHEVPAVEAPQAAARAEEPAPAPVVEAPPPVEAPRAVEARPVEAAPQVAEAPAVAATPQQPAPVAEAPQAPAAVTAQPTPVAEAPRAPVEAPRAAVQPPVAAQPTSPAQERTTLPQPPPRSPVPPTVRTPSSSSTSATVVSRGPGYVQRGGPGGGRPGGPGGPGGRPGGPGGPGGNRPGGPGGPGGRPGGPGGPGGRPGGPGGRPSYQGQGYQQGGRPGQAPVRPTGAPGAAGAQASASGAAPAGPTIMVGGVPHAQVSPTGGQARPTATQAVVISRPLIQVRRVTPTAGQAKQYPMAPGRAGIPERREYKVVPDHLGRGRELVDVSKNKERGQRKRTSGDTQSVSKQELTDMVWGRVTIPVRGKKKKPTKKGAKTQITQMAEEKKVIKLQEGISVSDLGQRMGVRTADIIKKLMGLGKMATANQMVDADTAEMLATDYGWKIERVGFEVEDYLPEVEARPEDERPRPPVVTIMGHVDHGKTSLLDAIRKANVAAGEAGGITQHIGAYSISTARGDVTFLDTPGHEAFTSMRARGADVTDIVVLVVAADDGVMPQTIEAIKHAKAAEVPIVVAINKMDVPGANPDRVKKDLSAHELVPEEWGGDTIMVPVSAKTKENLDLLLENLALQAEVLELTSNPSRPGVGAIIEAKLDRGRGPVATVLVQEGTLKLGDAIVTGPHYGRVRAMTNSRGEQVKEVKPGYCAEVVGLSGVPSAGDTINVVADEKAAKQIAEHRNMKERQTELSKVNRESLEQLFAKTKAGGGPKELRVVIKADVQGSAEAVKQAVQKLSTHKVKVEIVHSGVGAITEGDVMRAAASKGVVLGFNVNPESGAEAAAKAQDVTLRSYSIIYELIDGVREDMENLLEPIRTERKLGRAEVRNTFNVPRLGTIAGAAVLDGVIKRGSFVRLMRENKQLFSGKMASLRRFKDDVKEVAQGFECGIGIENFNDLKPGDIIEAYEIEETRQSLT, encoded by the coding sequence ATGTCGAAGAAGCGCGTCCACGAAATCGCCAAGGAGCTCAAGGGCCATGGAATTGAGCTCGACAACAAGGAGGTCGTAAACGAGCTCGCGGCGCTCGGGTACGACGTCAAGAGCCACTCGTCTTCTCTCGACGACGACCAGGCCACCGCCGCGGTCCAGAAGATCCTGGACAAGCGCAAGCCGAAGCAGGCCACGCCGCCGGTGACGGCGAAGGGCTTCGTCGTCCGCCGCAAGGTGGGCGCGCCCGCCGGTGGTGCGTCCGCCGACACGGGTGAGGGCCCGTCGGCCGCGGAGCACACCCAGGCTGCCCACGAGGTGCCTGCCGTCGAAGCACCTCAGGCCGCCGCCCGGGCCGAGGAGCCGGCTCCAGCGCCTGTCGTAGAAGCACCTCCGCCTGTCGAGGCGCCGAGGGCTGTTGAAGCACGGCCGGTGGAGGCCGCCCCGCAGGTCGCGGAGGCTCCCGCCGTTGCCGCCACCCCGCAGCAACCCGCGCCTGTCGCGGAGGCCCCGCAGGCCCCCGCCGCCGTCACGGCCCAACCCACGCCCGTCGCCGAGGCCCCCAGGGCCCCGGTCGAGGCTCCCCGCGCCGCCGTGCAGCCGCCCGTCGCCGCGCAGCCGACTTCCCCAGCCCAGGAGCGCACCACCTTGCCCCAACCCCCCCCTCGCTCACCGGTCCCGCCGACTGTCCGGACGCCTTCGAGCTCTTCTACGTCCGCGACCGTCGTGTCCCGTGGCCCGGGCTATGTCCAGCGCGGTGGTCCCGGTGGTGGTCGTCCCGGGGGTCCGGGCGGCCCGGGTGGTCGTCCCGGTGGTCCGGGCGGTCCGGGAGGGAATCGTCCTGGTGGTCCGGGTGGCCCGGGTGGCCGTCCCGGGGGTCCGGGCGGTCCGGGTGGCCGTCCCGGGGGTCCGGGCGGTCGTCCCTCGTACCAGGGGCAGGGCTATCAGCAGGGCGGGCGTCCGGGTCAGGCTCCCGTGCGTCCCACCGGGGCGCCGGGCGCCGCCGGTGCGCAGGCCTCGGCCAGCGGTGCTGCTCCCGCCGGCCCCACCATCATGGTGGGCGGCGTGCCCCACGCGCAGGTGTCGCCCACGGGCGGCCAGGCGCGTCCCACGGCCACGCAGGCCGTCGTCATCTCGCGCCCGCTCATCCAGGTGCGCCGCGTAACGCCCACGGCCGGTCAGGCCAAGCAGTACCCCATGGCGCCGGGCCGCGCGGGCATCCCCGAACGGCGTGAGTACAAGGTGGTCCCGGACCACCTCGGCCGGGGTCGCGAGCTGGTGGACGTCTCCAAGAACAAGGAGCGCGGCCAGCGCAAGCGCACCAGCGGCGATACGCAGAGCGTGTCCAAGCAGGAACTGACGGACATGGTCTGGGGCCGCGTCACCATCCCGGTGCGTGGCAAGAAGAAGAAGCCCACGAAGAAGGGCGCCAAGACTCAAATCACCCAGATGGCCGAGGAGAAGAAGGTCATCAAGCTCCAGGAGGGCATCAGCGTGTCCGACCTGGGCCAGCGCATGGGTGTGCGCACCGCGGACATCATCAAGAAGCTGATGGGCCTGGGGAAGATGGCCACGGCGAACCAGATGGTCGACGCGGACACCGCGGAGATGCTGGCCACCGACTACGGCTGGAAGATCGAGCGCGTCGGCTTCGAGGTGGAGGACTACCTGCCCGAGGTGGAGGCCCGTCCCGAGGACGAGCGTCCGCGTCCGCCCGTGGTCACCATCATGGGCCACGTCGACCACGGCAAGACGAGCCTCCTGGACGCCATCCGCAAGGCCAACGTGGCGGCGGGCGAGGCGGGCGGCATCACCCAGCACATCGGCGCGTACAGCATCTCCACGGCGCGCGGTGACGTCACCTTCCTCGACACGCCGGGCCACGAGGCCTTCACGTCCATGCGCGCCCGTGGCGCGGACGTGACGGACATCGTGGTGCTGGTGGTGGCCGCGGACGACGGCGTGATGCCCCAGACGATTGAGGCCATCAAGCACGCCAAGGCGGCGGAAGTCCCCATCGTCGTCGCCATCAACAAGATGGACGTGCCCGGCGCCAACCCGGACCGCGTGAAGAAGGACCTGTCGGCCCACGAGCTCGTCCCCGAAGAGTGGGGCGGCGACACCATCATGGTTCCGGTCTCCGCGAAGACGAAGGAGAACCTGGACCTGCTGCTGGAGAACCTGGCCCTCCAGGCCGAGGTGCTCGAGCTCACGTCCAACCCGAGCCGTCCGGGCGTGGGCGCCATCATCGAGGCCAAGCTGGACCGCGGCCGCGGTCCGGTGGCCACCGTGCTGGTGCAGGAGGGCACGCTCAAGCTGGGCGACGCCATCGTCACCGGGCCGCACTACGGCCGCGTCCGCGCCATGACGAACAGCCGCGGCGAGCAGGTGAAGGAAGTGAAGCCCGGCTACTGCGCCGAGGTCGTCGGCCTGTCCGGCGTGCCCAGCGCGGGCGACACCATCAACGTGGTGGCGGACGAGAAGGCGGCCAAGCAGATCGCCGAGCACCGCAACATGAAGGAGCGGCAGACCGAGCTCAGCAAGGTCAACCGCGAGTCCCTGGAGCAGCTGTTCGCCAAGACGAAGGCGGGCGGCGGCCCCAAGGAGCTGCGCGTCGTCATCAAGGCGGACGTGCAGGGCTCGGCCGAGGCCGTCAAGCAGGCGGTGCAGAAGCTCTCCACGCACAAGGTCAAGGTGGAGATCGTCCACTCGGGCGTCGGTGCGATTACGGAGGGCGACGTGATGCGCGCGGCGGCCTCCAAGGGCGTCGTGCTGGGCTTCAACGTCAACCCCGAGTCCGGCGCCGAGGCCGCGGCCAAGGCCCAGGACGTGACGCTGCGCAGCTACTCCATCATCTACGAGCTCATCGATGGTGTGCGCGAGGACATGGAGAACCTCCTCGAGCCCATCCGGACGGAGCGCAAGCTGGGCCGTGCGGAGGTGCGCAACACCTTCAACGTGCCTCGCCTGGGCACCATCGCCGGTGCGGCGGTGCTGGACGGCGTCATCAAGCGCGGCTCGTTCGTGCGGCTCATGCGTGAGAACAAGCAGCTGTTCTCCGGAAAGATGGCCTCGCTGCGCCGCTTCAAGGACGACGTCAAGGAGGTCGCGCAGGGCTTCGAGTGCGGTATCGGCATCGAGAACTTCAACGACCTCAAGCCCGGTGACATCATCGAGGCGTACGAGATCGAAGAGACTCGTCAGAGCCTCACCTAG
- the rbfA gene encoding 30S ribosome-binding factor RbfA: protein MTTHSRPERVGQEIQAAIGDLLARGLLRDPRIGYITVTGVKVSPDLRVARVFYSMIGTEQERADTQKGLEAAKGFVRREVTSAVNLRVSPEIFFTFDESVGEGDKIDRLLREVRSKEGW from the coding sequence ATGACGACGCATTCCCGACCGGAGCGCGTGGGACAGGAAATCCAGGCGGCCATCGGCGACCTGCTCGCCCGGGGGCTGCTGAGAGACCCGCGCATCGGCTACATCACCGTGACGGGCGTGAAGGTGTCCCCGGACCTGCGCGTGGCGCGTGTCTTCTACTCGATGATAGGCACCGAGCAGGAGCGCGCGGACACGCAGAAGGGGCTGGAGGCCGCCAAGGGATTCGTGCGCCGCGAGGTGACGTCCGCCGTCAACCTGCGCGTGTCGCCCGAAATCTTCTTCACCTTCGACGAGTCCGTGGGCGAGGGAGACAAGATTGACCGTCTCCTGCGCGAGGTCCGGAGCAAGGAAGGCTGGTAG